The following coding sequences lie in one Meles meles chromosome X, mMelMel3.1 paternal haplotype, whole genome shotgun sequence genomic window:
- the USP27X gene encoding ubiquitin carboxyl-terminal hydrolase 27, with protein MGEGTCLLGPSGLESSAPRDLGSRPVPRLAVGLRPSREGQNPGKRGLAAEAASARGLRREDSRGASPASAAASFSESPFWVQLSQPPRSLRPGGGHPRSAWPPRHAQWPPEPCEQGEEPPPVEAEEVEEAETAETAEQAERKVEAEAKVEGKVEAAGKVEAAGKVDAAGKVETAEGPGRRLELKLEPEPEPVPEAEQEPKGEPKQELEDENPARSGGGGSSDEVPPPTLPSDPPRAPDPSSRRSRAPRRRPRPRPQTRLRTPPQPRPRPPPRPRPRRGPGGGCLDVDFAVGPPGCSHVNSFKVGENWRQELRVIYQCFVWCGTPETRKSKAKSCICHVCGTHLNRLHSCLSCVFFGCFTEKHIHEHAETKQHNLAVDLYYGGIYCFMCKDYVYDKDIEQIAKEEQGEALKLQASTSTEVSHQQCSVLGLGEKYPTWETTKPELELLGHNPRRRRITSSFTIGLRGLINLGNTCFMNCIVQALTHTPILRDFFLSDRHRCEMPSPELCLVCEMSSLFRELYSGNPSPHVPYKLLHLVWIHARHLAGYRQQDAHEFLIAALDVLHRHCKGDEAGKAANNPNHCNCIIDQIFTGGLQSDVTCQACHGVSTTIDPCWDISLDLPGSCTSFWPMSPGRESSVNGESHLPGITTLTDCLRRFTRPEHLGSSAKIKCGSCQSYQESTKQLTMNKLPVVACFHFKRFEHSAKQRRKITTYISFPLELDMTPFMASSKESRMNGQLQLPTNSANDENKYSLFAVVNHQGTLESGHYTSFIRHHKDQWFKCDDAVITKASIKDVLDSEGYLLFYHKQVLEHESEKVKEMSTQAY; from the exons ATGGGTGAAGGGACGTGCCTCCTCGGACCCAGCGGCCTTGAGAGCTCGGCCCCTCGGGATCTGGGGTCCAGGCCTGTCCCCAGATTGGCCGTGGGGCTTCGTCCTTCTCGGGAGGGGCAGAACCCGGG GAAACGGGGCCTGGCTGCCGAAGCGGCCTCCGCTAGGGGGCTACGGCGGGAGGATTCCCGGGGGGCGTCGCCTGCTTCCGCCGCCGCCTCCTTCAGTGAAAGTCCCTTTTGGGTCCAGCTGTCACAGCCGCCGCGCTCCCTCAGGCCGGGCGGGGGACACCCCAGGTCTGCGTGGCCCCCGCGCCACGCCCAGTGGCCGCCCGAGCCctgcgagcagggggaggagccgCCGCCAGTGGAGGCGGAGGAGGTAGAGGAGGCGGAGACGGCGGAGACGGCGGAGCAGGCGGAGAGGAAGGTGGAGGCGGAGGCGAAGGTGGAGGGGAAGGTGGAGGCGGCGGGGAAGGTGGAGGCGGCGGGGAAGGTGGACGCCGCCGGGAAGGTGGAGACCGCGGAGGGTCCGGGCCGCCGGCTTGAGCTCAAGCTGGAGCCCGAACCCGAGCCGGTACCGGAGGCGGAGCAGGAGCCGAAGGGGGAGCCGAAGCAGGAGCTGGAGGATGAGAACCCAGCGCGGAGCGGCGGTGGCGGCAGCAGCGACGAggttcctccccccacccttccctccGATCCCCCGCGGGCCCCCGATCCCTCTTCGCGGCGCAGTCGTGCCCCCCGCCGCCGACCCCGGCCGCGGCCACAGACCCGGCTCCGTACCCCGCCGCAGCCTAGGCCacggcccccgccccggccccggccccggcgcgGCCCTGGGGGCGGATGCCTGGATGTGGATTTCGCTGTGGGTCCACCAGGCTGTTCCCACGTGAACAGCTTTAAGGTGGGAGAGAACTGGAGGCAGGAACTGCGGGTGATCTACCAGTGCTTCGTGTGGTGTGGAACCCCAGAGACCAGGAAAAGCAAGGCAAAGTCGTGCATCTGCCATGTGTGTGGCACCCATTTGAACAGACTTCACTCTTGCCTTTCCTGTGTCTTCTTTGGCTGCTTCACAGAGAAACACATTCACGAGCACGCTGAGACGAAGCAACACAACTTAGCCGTAGACCTTTATTATGGAGGTATATACTGCTTTATGTGTAAGGACTATGTATATGACAAAGACATTGAGCAAATTGCCAAAGAAGAGCAAGGAGAGGCTTTGAAATTACAAGCCTCCACCTCAACCGAGGTTTCTCACCAGCAGTGTTCAGTGCTGGGACTCGGGGAGAAGTACCCGACCTGGGAGACGACCAAACCCGAGTTAGAACTGCTGGGACACAACCCAAGGAGGAGAAGAATCACGTCGAGCTTCACCATCGGCTTAAGAGGACTGATCAATCTCGGCAACACGTGCTTTATGAACTGCATCGTCCAGGCCCTCACCCACACGCCCATCCTGAGagatttcttcctctctgaccGGCACAGATGTGAAATGCCAAGCCCTGAGTTGTGTCTGGTCTGTGAGATGTCGTCGCTTTTTCGGGAGCTGTACTCTGGAAACCCGTCTCCTCACGTTCCTTACAAGTTGCTGCACCTGGTATGGATACATGCCCGTCACTTAGCAGGATACAGGCAACAGGATGCCCACGAGTTCCTCATTGCGGCCTTAGATGTCCTGCACAGGCACTGCAAAGGGGATGAGGCTGGGAAGGCCGCCAACAATCCCAACCACTGTAACTGCATCATAGACCAAATCTTCACAGGTGGCCTGCAGTCCGATGTCACCTGTCAAGCCTGCCATGGTGTCTCCACCACCATAGATCCATGCTGGGACATCAGTTTGGACTTGCCTGGCTCTTGCACCTCCTTCTGGCCCATGAGTCCAGGGAGGGAGAGCAGTGTGAACGGGGAAAGCCACCTGCCAGGAATCACCACCCTCACGGACTGCCTGCGAAGGTTTACGAGGCCAGAGCACTTGGGAAGCAGTGCCAAAATCAAGTGTGGTAGTTGCCAAAGCTACCAGGAATCTACCAAACAGCTCACCATGAATAAGTTACCTGTTGTTGCCTGTTTTCATTTCAAACGGTTTGAACACTCAGCCAAGCAGAGGCGCAAGATCACTACCTACATATCCTTCCCTCTGGAGCTGGATATGACACCGTTCATGGCCTCGAGTAAAGAGAGCAGGATGAATGGACAGTTGCAGCTGCCAACCAATAGTGCAAATGATGAGAATAAGTATTCCTTATTTGCTGTGGTTAATCACCAAGGAACCTTGGAGAGTGGCCACTACACCAGCTTCATCCGACACCACAAGGACCAGTGGTTCAAGTGTGATGATGCCGTCATCACCAAGGCCAGTATCAAGGACGTTCTGGACAGTGAAGGGTATTTACTGTTCTATCACAAACAGGTCCTGGAACACGAGtcagaaaaagtgaaagaaatgagTACACAAGCCTACTGA